The Calypte anna isolate BGI_N300 chromosome 2, bCalAnn1_v1.p, whole genome shotgun sequence genome includes a window with the following:
- the OC90 gene encoding otoconin-90, whose product MILILLVSMSMVVYRGGQGLEPPAFLPELLDTPERILNNATFFNGVFQNVESVALFFDCLGSHFTWLQSIFTNFPALLNFVNKLKCVTGFCPRDFEDYGCSCRFEMEGLPVDEADDCCFQHRKCYEEAMEMECTWDPSKISTDINCSTENLTCESGDPCEQFLCNCDKDAIECFMNAHINSSLNGLDVSFCPPLVTEFLHHGTDKTQAATASMEEVISFEPSEMAPGTSKARVTSKDHKGTVPAPSIPSIKEEDRFMEAVVPVEEITTSPASFPGDINSMQGKIVPTQKVPEGTSARTKEKETSPAKGGQGTASSGSALEPVLSDKGTHGPAGEVCERLTFLQERGNGRVKRELPQLGEMLFCLTGRCPEEFESYGCYCGRDGSGYPTDALDRCCFSHHCCMEQIQKLGCHAERSSRAEVVCFDHKPKCIGWSMCEKLLCACDKAAAECMASAFFNESLKSPHRQECQGEKLLCQRDPSERPSVGTETGTGASSSEESSEEEGPVRSVLRRAKRQPRRPAGNSRTLQREGR is encoded by the exons ATGATTTTAATTCTGCTGGTGTCCATGTCAATGGTGGTATACAGGG GTGGCCAAGGACTGGAGCCACCAGCATTCCTGCCGGAGCTTCTTGACACACCTGAAAGAATCTTGA acAATGCCACATTCTTCAATGGAGTCTTTCAAAATGTGGAAAGTGTTGCATTATTTTTTG ACTGCCTGGGTTCTCATTTCACCTGGTTACAGTCCATCTTCACTAatttccctgccctgctcaaCTTCGTGAACAAACTGAAGTGTGTGACTGGATTTTGTCCCAGGGATTTTGAGGACTATGGTTGCTCTTGCCGGTTTGAGATGGAAGGGCTCCCTGTGGATGAAGCTGATGA ctGTTGTTTCCAGCACCGCAAATGCTATGAGGAGGCAATGGAGATGGAATGCACATGGGATCCATCAAAAATATCTACAGACATCAACTGCTCTACTGAAAACCTGACTTGTG AGTCTGGGGATCCCTGTGAACAGTTCCTCTGTAATTGTGACAAAGATGCCATTGAATGCTTTATGAATGCACATATTAACTCTTCCTTGAACGGGCTGGATGTCTCCTTCTGCCCACCTCTGGTTACAG agttCCTTCATCATGGGACTGACAAAACACAGGCTGCAACTGCATCCATGGAAGAAG TGATTTCTTTTGAGCCCAGTGAGATGGCCCCAGGGACTTCCAAAGCCAGAG TTACCTCAAAGGACCACAAAGGTACAGTTcctgctccctccatcccctcaaTAAAAG AAGAAGACAGATTTATGGAAGCTGTGGTCCCTGTGGAAGAGATAACCACTTCCCCAGCTTCCTTCCCAGGAGATATTAACTCAATGCAAGGAAAAATTGTCCCCACCCAGAAGGTTCCTGAAGGGACATCTgcaagaacaaaggaaaaag AAACAAGCCCTGCAAAGGGGGGCCAGGGCACAGCTTCCTCTGGATCAGCTCTGGAACCGGTGCTGTCTGACAAAGGAACCCATGGACCTGCAGGAGAAG TTTGTGAGCGATTGACCTTTTTGCAAGAGAGAGGAAATGGAAGAGTGAAGAGGGAGCTGCCTCAGCTGGGAGAAATGCTCTTCTGTTTAACTGGGAGATGCCCAGAGGAATTTGAGTCTTATGGTTGTTATTGTGGCCGAGATGGAAGTGGTTATCCTACTGATGCACTGGACAG GTGCTGCTTCTCTCATCACTGTTGTATGGAACAAATTCAGAAACTTGGATGTCATGCAGAAAGAAGTTCAAGGGCTGAAGTTGTATGTTTTGATCATAAACCAAAAT GCATCGGTTGGAGCATGTGTGAGAAACTACTGTGTGCTTGCGATAAGGCAGCAGCCGAGTGCATGGCTTCTGCCTTCTTCAATGAAAGCCTGAAGTCTCCCCACAGGCAGGAGTGCCAAGGGGAGAAGCTCTTATGTCAAAGAGACCCTTCTGAAAGGCCTTCAGTGGGCACAGAAACAGGCACTGGGGCttccagctctgaggaaagcagtgaggAGGAAGGCCCAGTGCGGAGTGTGttgagaagagcaaagagaCAGCCTCGTCGTCCTGCTGGAAACTCCAGAACTCTGCAACGTGAAGGCAGATAA